The genomic stretch AAATGGGATTTTGAACACAAATTCTAATTAGGCTTTTGTAAAGATAATAGTTGTGGTGCATCAATCTTTGTAGGAGTCCAAAGCAGTGGAACAAGAGGGTGTCGAACAAGAGGCTCCCAGTGAGACCCAAGAATCCCCAGAGACACAGCAGGAGAACATACAGACATCAGACACACCTGAGCTCATATTGACTCCAGAGGTTCAGGAAAGTATCCCCACTGAGCAACCTGTCCCTGAAGCAAAAACTGAACCCTCTGAGTCTgttacaccaacaacaacaaccagcGTCACTACAACCCCGCACCCTGAGGTGATACAGCAGCCTGGGGAACCTCAGCCagtgaacacagacaggttGAGTAGAGTGTACACCCTGCCCGACAGCTACAGAGGGATCAGTGGTGACTTATGTGCTGGATATGGAAGCCTCTCCCGCAACACCCTCCACGGCTACTGGCCTGCAAAGACGTACCAGCCTGGGGCTCACTACACCTTACCCTTCCTCCGGGACAGCTACGCTCCGGCAGGgctcagcagccaatcagaggaggatGTTATCGGGGATCGGGGAGAAAACCCACTGGAAATGAAGGCTGACCACCCCGCTGCCAGTTACCCAACACTGGGGGGAATCCACCAGTTCAGGCCGATTACAACAATGGAGCTCCTCAGGGAGCCCTCAAGAACCAGGTAAGAGAAGACTACCTTGGatcaaactttattgatcccccaggAGAGATAGGTTTCAAGGGCTCTTGCAGATTTTATATGAAACCCAGATGAAGTGTCAAATACAGATCAGCCACTAAAGACTTTCAAAGGGCAATGGCAAAGTAAACAGGTAAAATTGATGTGCTTTGAGGCCCGTTCTCAAGGTACCGTCGGCTAAGCTAACCATGTCCTCTGTAGCCTGTTTGAGATAGAGTCTGTTTATATTAAATCAATCCATTTTATCccattaaacttttattttggcgCAAAAGTAGACATGTAAGGTAAGGACACTCAGTCTTTGTCACTGAAATATCAATGTGGTCCTTGATAATGAGCTCATCTTTAGCAAAGGTTAGACACAAGAAATCCAATGAACCATTAACATCATAGCAAGGAAAAATACAAGTACCGTTTGGTTTTATGATAAGAGGACAGGGACCCTATGATGTTGCAAAACATGTTCATAAGATTAATCTGATGGAAAGTCTTAACTCCAAGCTAATCAGGCTCCTGATTTTAGACAAACAGTAAGACTggattcatatatttaattccaatcatttacaaaataaagttttaaatgtaGTCACATGAGATGCTTTTGAAAGGTCTGATTAAAAATGCCAAAACAAACATCTAAAGTTCATTGTTTATGTGATTGGTTCTTAAAAATCTAACTGAGATTCATAGGACGTGAGAGGGTCTTCAGTGCTGCAGCCACTAAAAATCCTCCAAACTGTATAAATGTAAAGCTAATCTTATCATAGAGGACATGCAGCAATAATAATTTATTAGAGTGGTAGCCACACAGCTACCTAGAAGTTGCCTCTATCTCATTCCTGTGAGCCAGCCTGGACAAGAGAAAGACAGATGGACAGCAGTTAAGTAGCAGCTGGTATCAATCAGGAACGGCAGCCTGCTGCAAAGTcaataaataaggaggtttcaCCTGTTATTGTCTGCCAGAAGCTTTTCCTTTGCCCATATAAAGTGACAGAGCTGTTTAGAAAAGCTACAAGCTACTCACTTATGCTGTTAAACTCTGTGAAGCCAAGTCTTTTGGAATCACAAAGGCACCTTAACCTGTTTCATTCAATCTGTGGAATACAAAAGGAATCGTTTACCACTTTTGAAGTACCATTAGCTACTCAATTACTTGCTTATAGCTGAGAAGATCGTTACCACTCTCTTTTCTGTTAGCTAGGAGATGGTTATTCTTAGCATTAAGATGGGGAACCATCAATGAGACAGTTAGTTTAGGATTATGACTTGGAAGTacagagaaaaagatgaaacatGGTTGGTTTAGCTTTAAGACAGGAAGTACAATGAAACAGCATGAAGATAGTCAGCGTTAAGTTTCTGAATATAGGGAAACAGCTCAGAGATTTGAGCTTAGCATTACCTGTCGAGAAATGGCTAGCAAATAGATAGATTAACTTTAAGACTGGAAATATATGGAACAGCTGTAAGATGTAAGCTTAGTGTAAAGACTGGACGTTAAGAGAAACAGTGTGGTTAGATGGTAAATACAGCTGTTTCGCTATGATTTAAGACTGGAAGTAGGGAGAAACAACTGGCTTGGTTCCCTTCAAATGTAAAACCTGCatgaagtctttaaatgtttcaatgaGAGTTCAGGATGTCACTGCCCGAACACATTTGTCCTTTAACTGGGCACAAAACCTCAGATGTTTAGTTTAACACAGGAGCCCTATGGTTTCGTCAAAGTCATCTTTCAATCCTCCTTTGTTCTATGGTATTGTGTATTTGTTAAGACACTTTGGCACAGTTGGACTCCACGGCTGATCTGTCAAGGGCCAGAAATATCAGGTATTAGGAAGTCTTTGGTGTGATCCTTTTAATGCTTTTTAGGTCCACCAGCAGCATGTTTTGCATCACTTGGTTGTCCATATAGTTTTGCTGGGGTATAAGTAGTCCTTCAAGTGGATAGAATGTCTTATCTTGTGTGGATAATTTTCAGCCCTTGCTTTTTCCATGTAGATGGAGTTGGtcttagaaatatttttttctaggGGAAATCCAAAATTCTACAAAAATCTACCAAGGACCTTTGGAAGATATTAGAGGAAGAAGGCCGCCAATGAGATTCATGTTTCTGCAACATAAATAAAGACTAATTTGCAGGACTTTATAGTATTAGCAGGATTTATAGTCCAAGGTAAAACCACAACTTTCTGTTCTTATACTTTTCCACATGTTTGTAAACAGACAGAATATCAACTATAAGTAAATGCTCTTAAGAGGTACTTGGAAGTGTTTTTCGTTTACCTTTAGATAAAGGTAATACAATGTTGTTTCTAATTTTTCCCcattaagctaagctaattagcTTGCTGTACCTTAGTGTAGAGGTAGATATAAATATTCCTCCCTAACCCAGCAACTAGTGTATTACCCAAAATGTTGACTTTCTTTGCTCCTTCAGAGGTGGCTATGATGACGCATTCATGGCCCAGCTGGAGGGGAACCTCAATCCTTTCTTCCAGGCCATGTGCCGCGCTCAGACTCTGCAGTTTCCCCACAAACGAAGCAGCATGGTCAGCTTGGACAGCATTCGAAGAGACCCACGCTGGAGAGACCCCAACCTGCATGAGGTGATCTCGATGCTCACTCACCCAATGGACCCAGTAAAGTCCAATGCTGCAGCCTATTTACAACACCTGTGCTATGAGAATGACCGCATCAAGCAAGAGGTGCGCCAGCTGAATGGGGTGCCAATCTTGGTGGAATTACTGGACCACCCTAAAGCTGAGGTCCACCGCAAGGCCTGTGGAGCTCTACGCAACATATCCTATGGAAAAGATCACAACAATAAAATGGCTATCAAGAACTGTGATGGCATCCAGGCTTTAGTCAGGCTTCTGAGGAAGTCTAGCAGCATGGAGGTCAAAGAGTTAGTCACAGGTACAGAGCGACTCCTGACTCTACCTGCAACCATAATCTGCAactcttcattttcatttgtaaatgtacagcttttgtattattttcCCTGCAGGTACACTGTGGAACCTCTCTTCACATGAGCCTCTGAAGCTGATGGTCATCAACAACGGGCTTCAAACACTGACTGATGAGATCATCATCCCGCACTCGGGCTGGAGGAGAGACTCTGCAGACCCCTCCAAACTGCTGAGTGCTGAGTGGACCACAGTCTTCAAAAACACCTCTGGATGTCTGAGGTAAACTTGGAGGCTGTCTATCAACAAATGACATCCAACTTGTAATGGCCAAAGTTTTGGCAGCTTTGCTAACAGTGTTGTATCTGTAGGAATGTCAGTTCAGACGGGGCAGAGGCTCGGCAAAGGTTGAGGGAGTGTGAGGGGCTAGTGGACGCACTTCTTCATGCCCTTCAGTCAGCTGTTGTCAACAAGGACACTGACAATAAGGTCTCTGAATCTATCAGGCAACAATTTATTCTCTATTTAAGTGACTTACAGTGGAAATTGTATTAAATCTTTCAAATTCTTAGCTAAAGTTTATGTTTGTGAGAAACAAGAGAAGGTTGAAAGTGTATATGAATCCTGGTaccatgtacagtatattagGTTACATGAACACAAATGTGTCTCTTAGACTATTGGTAATTTTGGTGATTAAATTCCATAATGTAAACcattagtttatttttattaaggGCACATACAAATAGTTAATTAGCCTCCATAGGTATTCAATATCATAAAGTAAATCCACTGGCAATAGTGTCTTGTACGCCAGATTTTGCAGCTTGTACACATCTGCAATCTATTCAGGCTTTAGATTAAATCTTTAGGGTCCAGGTATGTTTTACCAAAATCAATGGTATTTCCATGCTACTTACATTTTTAATAGGGAGATTATCACCTTTTTACAATGAGTGCAGAAGAATTTAAAATCCAACAGTCTGAACACCCATGATTGAAATGCATGTCATTGTCCTCCAATTAGTCTGTAGAGAACTGTGTTTGCATCCTGCGGAACCTCTCCTACCATGTTCACAAAGAAATACCAGGAACGGAACGGTTTCAGGAACCTCATTCCCATCCTCTGATGAGGTCAGCGggaaaccagaagaagaagaatgagccTGACTGTTTAACAGGGAAAAGACCCAAAGGTTGGTTGGCATTTGGGCAGtaagtgatgacatcacagtaaTCAATATAGAtagcagtattttttttatatttgtttaatggCTGCTCTTATTTCAAcaagagcttttttttctttatataaacATCTTAACAGTCTGTCTGTCCTTCTGTACATTTTATGTACTTTCAGTGAGTGTACTGGCTTCAAGCTAAAGTTTCTCATTTCTTGGCCCCTTTTGTGGCATTTGCCTGGTTATCCCATAATCCTACTAGTGCAGAAGCCAATGATATATTTTGCTAATCTAATCTTGAACtatgtatttctgtatttcttctgtTTCCCTTTACTCATCAGAGGAGTGGTTCAATCAAGGTCAGTCTACTGCTGTTGTTTATAATTCATGGCAGTATTAATGTGATTGAATACTAGATTGAATACTGTgatatattttaataataatattttgtgtcattttctgCTTGTGTACTGATAATGAAAACtggtgtttgtatttgtgtgcatgtatgtgtctGTGATGTACAGGTTGGAAAAATGGATTTATGGACAGAAAATACGGTACATTGGATTTACCAAAACGTACTGAACAAAATAAAGGtataaatgtacaaaagtaaTATACACTTCACATAAATAATGCATTTAAGAGTTAAATGCTGTATGACTTTGACATTTGGACACCAGTAGGCTACACTTAAATCCAATTACAATAGATAAACTATGAAGAGCATCCATCATTTATCATCATTACAGTACAAGCAGAGTACTTGCTTTCTTGTATTTGCTTTGTATGCATGACGTTGGCATGGCCTGGAATAGAAATCATTGAAATTCAAAGCCACACATCAGCACCTGAACCACTTGAGGAGAGTTTCATTACTAAAACAAAATGATCCACCAACAGAAATTCTGATAACATTTTTATCTGGCAAAATCTAGAGGAGGAACACTTAACTCTAGGAACCCTAACCCTCTGGAAAGGAACTGGAAATTGCTGAAGACGGCGGCAGCCCTGTACCTTAATATATCTTTATTTGGTACAGCTTTGCTTTTTGTGTAGCCTTATGGCTTTTTCTTAGCAATGTAAGCACTCTTTTaatagaaactttaaaaaaaaatcacatgagTACTATAGAGCTGAGTAATGTGAATTtggctgttgctgctgttgaaTTGTAGACCAGATCAAAACGTGTGCCTCCCACACTCCAGCCGGTAAATGCAAATCAGAGTGACAGGCATGTTACGGTCCAGGGTCATCTTTCTACTACTCACAATCATCCAGCAGCCCCAACTAGCTCAGTACATAAAACCTCTGCAGGAGTCTGAGAGTGTTATCATTTTCTAGGGCATACTTGTTAGAGTGCATATTTTTCATTACCCTACCTATTGGGCTACACTAATCTAAACACAATACATTATTGGACAATGTTAGCATATTTGCAGTTATGCAAGAAAAACCAATACCTCTTCAGACTTTTATCAGTGTTTTAATGTCATTCCTGAATTTCTCTCTATTTCTATTGAAGGGTTGGAGCTACTATACCAGCCAGAGGTTGTGAGGCTCTACCTATCTCTTCTTACCTGCAGTCACAACCATAACACCCttgaagcagctgcaggagcCCTGCAGAACCTCGCCGCGGGACAATGGGCTGTGAGTACTCTTTAGTTTTTTCCATACCCTTTCATTTTCCTGGGGGCTGAAATTGTTGATTTAATATTTTATCCCACACAAAAAATGTCTGTATCAGCATCAAAACGTGAAGCATCTATAGCTATTGTTACCGTGTAACACTTAATTGGCACATTCATTGTGTACAGCTGATTGTTTCCTTAGATGCTTAGACAATGAACCATGTCTGTCACAGTATCCAATATTTGCCCGTACAAATGACATCATTACAATTTCTCTGCAGTCATTTTTGAAAGTCCAGGGGAGCAGTCAGAAATCATCAAAAAGCCTCAAACAAtacaaatagtaaaaaaaaaaaaaaagagctggaaATTTGTTAAAATGCAAACtggaaaaaatgtaatttacgTTTCTGATAAAATCTTTAATGTGGCGGATATTTAATGgatattcaataaataatttTGCAATAGATACTTTACTTTGAACCGGTTAAAAAGAGAATTTAAAAGaataatgtgcaacattttacacacatacataaatacagcagaaatcaagtatatcctatatgtatctctgagtcatgactgtctacaatgaggaaGTGCGAGTCccgccagctgtactgttgttggAGCCGTGTTAACATGGACGGGATGGCATTGCGTacaaagctgttttagtcaaggactagagaaaagaggAATACCATAGCCttctcactgcttatttggatgtcacgtaagtgtATTATATCACTGTCATTCCGTGTCAgtatatgtgcaatgtgaagctaatagttaaccaaagtgtgctaacattagcctgctaacacatcaatgcagaccacaggcaattgcagttcgagcaaaggacaattttgtctgccgcttACGCCtaatggtgcgttctaattcataactcctttgtgcaaacgcgagcggagaggggttggaggtgtgccgctcgaagagagcggaggcttcagaatagcggaggtgtcgccaaacaggagtttgttttggtttgatgctggtgctcaaaggccAACATCTAcaggatcaaaaagttgcatattcttcctttaaatagtTAATGTTAACACCCAGCttgagtgtcttttttttggtgATTACTGACTGTTGGGAATTTTGAGTTTTGGATGTGGTTGTCAAGTTTTCCTCTCAGGGAGTTTAGTGCGGGCTTTCATGATCTTTTTTCGTAGGCAGTTCCTGACTACCCTTGGATGAGGTAAAGGTCTGTCAAAGTGGCGCAAGCTAATGGTACATAGGCATCATTAAGCATGGTAAATAATGTTTTAAGAACAAACAAGGACATCCAAGCTAACATTAAATGTGTATGGTAACTATTCATTTTACAAGTTTATCAGGTGGCAAATCATTTCTTGACTCACCAGTTGTTGACAAGCTGAAGTGGACAATTCTCCGCTGGCAGGGCTACTGCTTCCTCCTCTTATTCTAAATGAGACAACTCAAACAGATTCAAACTGGATAAAGTTGATTGTCTATTGCACCACTGATGCGTGCAACAGAGGTCAAtgtcaatcaaaacatgaaCTGCTACGCCAACATGTCTTTAGAAATTGTCtaagcagaaattaaaatgattttcaagTATTCAAATTGAATCTCTATATTATTGTTCACATTTTTGTGAATACTTGAATTCCACTTGAAGTTATGAATTTTAGTATTTTACTATTTCAAGCCAAATTCTAAAGGGCCTAAAGTAGAGCCTTTAAATCTTACTTTGACTTACATAAAAGCCCATGAGTTAAACTTGGGGTCAGGTTTAACCTCTAATCGGGCTGAATTGTTCAAGATTATTCTAGAAAAAGACTAAACAAACATCTTCACCTTTATATTGGGGTCTAAAGCTGTTTTCCTAGCTGGTTGGGTTATTTAGCGGCGGCTGCATCATGTAAAGAGTGtatggataaaaaaaaggtttggcaTCGATCGTTTAAATCCAACTGGACTGTCTATACTGACTTTGTCACCAGCCTGCATTGCCATTGGCCTGTTCATACACTGGGCCATGAATGTCAGTTTAATTTAAGATCAATGTGAAGACAAGACTGAGCTCAGaagaaacagttttaaaatacttttttttaaatcctgttgCATCATAGTATCAAGTGTATTTTTAGAAAGCAGTATTTGATTCTTACCCATGGTCCTTTTTGGAAAAATACTACAGCCAACACCCGTCCGCCATCCTCCCTTattatataattaaacattttgtgtttgttgttgtagtgGTCCAGCTTCATCCGGGCAACagtgagaaaagagaaaggGCTGCCTATCCTGGTGGAGCTGCTGCGCTCAGATGTAGACAAAGTTGTTCGAGCTGTGGCTATTGCTCTTCGCAACCTGGCCATGGACAGACGGAATAAAGACCTAATAGGTGCCAAATTGTTACACTCATCTACATGGCTCTATGCCTGCAAACTAACATTGTTAAGTTGTCTCTCTTTTGTCACAGGAAGCTATGCTCTGAGGGACCTTGTTGGAAATCTACCATGTGGGCAGCAGCATCCGGCAAAGAATCTCGATGGAGATACAGTGGTGTCAATTCTGAACACCATCCATGAGATCATTACAGATAGCCCAGAAAACGCCCGGGCGCTCATACAGGGTCATGCTGTACAGAAACTGGTGGCCATCAACAAGTCAAGGTTCTTTATGTCTTTCATCAACTAAATGTAACCTtacatttcaataaataaataaaaagcaaagttTATCAAATAATAGCAGACCACAGCTTGTCAGGCTGTAAATATggaataaaaagtaaaagtctCAGATATTGTAATTTTCAAAAGAGAATAGGAAAAGGTCAACTAAACTACTCTTTTTTGATTCCCAGGTTTTTGGAAATTTTCAAAGTAGTAGTAGTTTTGGTAGATGCAATGTGTATTACTTGTTTGTATCTGTGACACAGCCTTAAAGCAATAGCTCTTGATATTATGAACGTCATATCCCAGGGCTATCAAAAATTGACTTAAATCATTAGGACAGAATTGTCTCAGAGCCGTCCTCTGTTGTTTACCACAATGTCTAATTATTTGTTGTCAGCCAATCAGTTCGAGAGACCAAAGCAGCTTCCCATGTCCTCCAAACAATCTGGGCTTACAAAGACCTGAGGAACGCTCTGAACAAGGCAGGCTGGACAAAGAGCCACTTCAAGGTAGTCAATTACAAAACGTTTTAGAGAAATGTATCTTTACTCTTCTAGCTGTAATGAGACATGAGTATTACTCAAACTCTGGTTTGAGTAATAAGAGAAGAGAAATGGAATTCATGTATTTTGAATCTGCCTTTTTGCCCTTGCAGGAAAAATGAAATTTAGGTTTGATTTGAACcaagaaatgtgtgtgtactgtatattATTCCGAAACAACTGAGCATGTGTGAGGTGTAAAAGGGTTTGAGCTTATCATTTTCAGTTCCCTCCAAaacaagagtaaaaaaaaaaaagatttgctaCTGTCCAAGATTCAGTACaagtcattttaaacaaaaaacaatatgatGTTCCCTAACAAAATGAGAAACAGGAAAGCTTGAAATTCTGGTTGTCACCCACTACCATAATCGTTTTTGTCTTTCAAAGCCAACAACTACCGGAGTGACTAAAAAATCCAAGAGCGGAAAGCAAGGCAGCGATGACATCACCTTGCCGCTTATGGACAAAAATCAAGGTCAGCAAATTATTGCACGCATTCCTCCTGTCAGCAACATGTTATTAAACCTTTGTCTAAATGAGGAGTGTGTCCTCTagctcagaaaacaaacactgcttTTGAACAGACTGGGCTTCTTGTCATGTCAGGGACACAGAGATGAGCATTTTTAAATCCCAGACCATATTCTTCTGAACATAGCCTCAAACCAATGCTGCCAAGGTTATCAGTGTACAGACTTGGCTTATTAGCCCATACTGTGTTTTCCCAGAGGCAGGGCAGGCTCACGCATCACTAgtcacatttcatttaaatgttattccAAAGGGCACTGACTTTTTCACATCAACAGCGACCTCTAGCTTCCGACTTAAACAAGCTTCTCTGAAGGCTTCCTTATGAATTATGAACAGAGCTTCAACACCCTctgaaatgtgtatttatttggaTAGGTAAACACTTTCAatgaacatttgaaagcttttgTAAACTTGATCGACTTAAAAAGGGTAAAAGGTGCATCAGGCCATGTCTGAAGTATAAACTCTAAAAAGTTCTAATAAAACAAGTATTTAAGGTTATTTAATTGCACTcctaaaaagaacattttaagagTGCAATTAAAGTAATAACAGTCCTTTGTTCAAGCTTCTCTAAGTGTAGACAGCGGTACATGAATAAACCTATTTGTAATTTTATGTTAAGTCCTATTTTTAAAGCGATGGCTataatatattagaaaagcagaatCCCCCTGGTTATCCAAAAATATGTAGCTTTTATCAGGTCTTGGTTTCCTATTACGTTTTTGTTTCTAAGATAATATTGGTATGACAGTTAGAAGATTTAGCTTAATAAACCTATTTTTATAGCTTTGAGTTACATATGTAGGTCTAACAACTGTAAAATgtgggaaaacacacaaagatatcATCAAGCTTAGCCTGCCCAAAAGCATATTTGCTGATAGCTAGCACTAATCTTGGCTGAGTTGCTTTCCTGgacaaaaaaactttaatgagAACTGAAAGTAATTATTGAGCAGTAAATGGTAATAGGGGCATAGTACA from Labrus bergylta chromosome 17, fLabBer1.1, whole genome shotgun sequence encodes the following:
- the arvcfa gene encoding splicing regulator ARVCF isoform X1, with product MPAEVKEEQSSEGPPPLSLSQEAKEATLENPSTNEELDTPTSIASVMTSINESSTETDTPQQTDTEESKAVEQEGVEQEAPSETQESPETQQENIQTSDTPELILTPEVQESIPTEQPVPEAKTEPSESVTPTTTTSVTTTPHPEVIQQPGEPQPVNTDRLSRVYTLPDSYRGISGDLCAGYGSLSRNTLHGYWPAKTYQPGAHYTLPFLRDSYAPAGLSSQSEEDVIGDRGENPLEMKADHPAASYPTLGGIHQFRPITTMELLREPSRTRGGYDDAFMAQLEGNLNPFFQAMCRAQTLQFPHKRSSMVSLDSIRRDPRWRDPNLHEVISMLTHPMDPVKSNAAAYLQHLCYENDRIKQEVRQLNGVPILVELLDHPKAEVHRKACGALRNISYGKDHNNKMAIKNCDGIQALVRLLRKSSSMEVKELVTGTLWNLSSHEPLKLMVINNGLQTLTDEIIIPHSGWRRDSADPSKLLSAEWTTVFKNTSGCLRNVSSDGAEARQRLRECEGLVDALLHALQSAVVNKDTDNKSVENCVCILRNLSYHVHKEIPGTERFQEPHSHPLMRSAGNQKKKNEPDCLTGKRPKEEWFNQGWKNGFMDRKYGTLDLPKRTEQNKGLELLYQPEVVRLYLSLLTCSHNHNTLEAAAGALQNLAAGQWAWSSFIRATVRKEKGLPILVELLRSDVDKVVRAVAIALRNLAMDRRNKDLIGSYALRDLVGNLPCGQQHPAKNLDGDTVVSILNTIHEIITDSPENARALIQGHAVQKLVAINKSSQSVRETKAASHVLQTIWAYKDLRNALNKAGWTKSHFKPTTTGVTKKSKSGKQGSDDITLPLMDKNQDVYSSLETNDRVGDGKAPIVERDALQAINERKHFIRAGRPAVGLMDNKPPPLDSWV
- the arvcfa gene encoding splicing regulator ARVCF isoform X2 → MPAEVKEEQSSEGPPPLSLSQEAKEATLENPSTNEELDTPTSIASVMTSINESSTETDTPQQTDTEESKAVEQEGVEQEAPSETQESPETQQENIQTSDTPELILTPEVQESIPTEQPVPEAKTEPSESVTPTTTTSVTTTPHPEVIQQPGEPQPVNTDRLSRVYTLPDSYRGISGDLCAGYGSLSRNTLHGYWPAKTYQPGAHYTLPFLRDSYAPAGLSSQSEEDVIGDRGENPLEMKADHPAASYPTLGGIHQFRPITTMELLREPSRTRGGYDDAFMAQLEGNLNPFFQAMCRAQTLQFPHKRSSMVSLDSIRRDPRWRDPNLHEVISMLTHPMDPVKSNAAAYLQHLCYENDRIKQEVRQLNGVPILVELLDHPKAEVHRKACGALRNISYGKDHNNKMAIKNCDGIQALVRLLRKSSSMEVKELVTGTLWNLSSHEPLKLMVINNGLQTLTDEIIIPHSGWRRDSADPSKLLSAEWTTVFKNTSGCLRNVSSDGAEARQRLRECEGLVDALLHALQSAVVNKDTDNKSVENCVCILRNLSYHVHKEIPGTERFQEPHSHPLMRSAGNQKKKNEPDCLTGKRPKEEWFNQGLELLYQPEVVRLYLSLLTCSHNHNTLEAAAGALQNLAAGQWAWSSFIRATVRKEKGLPILVELLRSDVDKVVRAVAIALRNLAMDRRNKDLIGSYALRDLVGNLPCGQQHPAKNLDGDTVVSILNTIHEIITDSPENARALIQGHAVQKLVAINKSSQSVRETKAASHVLQTIWAYKDLRNALNKAGWTKSHFKPTTTGVTKKSKSGKQGSDDITLPLMDKNQDVYSSLETNDRVGDGKAPIVERDALQAINERKHFIRAGRPAVGLMDNKPPPLDSWV